In the genome of Nitrospira japonica, one region contains:
- the modA gene encoding molybdate ABC transporter substrate-binding protein has translation MNHRRCGIFVTRLTTLALFLIVLVSSAGVTLAEELTIAAASDLSFAFKELAGEFEKSSGHHVKLSLGSSGNFYSQIQNGAPFDLYFSADIGYPRKLEEAGLTVPGSLYRYAIGRIVVWAGHGSRLDMTKGMEVLRESSIKKIAIANPKHAPYGRAAVSSMEHFNLYQQVKDRLVLGENISQAAQFVESGACEVGIIALSLALAPTMKAKGAYWEVPAETHPALEQGAVILKSSQRREAAQEFLEFIKGQTGQEIMKRYGFTIPA, from the coding sequence ATGAATCATCGTCGGTGCGGGATATTCGTAACCAGACTGACGACCCTCGCGCTCTTTCTGATCGTGCTTGTCTCTTCCGCTGGCGTGACTCTGGCCGAAGAACTTACGATCGCCGCCGCGTCGGACCTGAGTTTTGCGTTCAAAGAGCTTGCGGGAGAATTTGAGAAGAGCTCGGGGCATCATGTCAAACTATCGTTGGGATCGTCCGGGAACTTCTATTCGCAGATTCAGAACGGTGCTCCATTTGATCTCTATTTTTCGGCCGACATCGGCTATCCTCGGAAACTGGAAGAGGCGGGTCTGACGGTACCCGGTTCTCTTTATCGATACGCAATCGGGCGAATCGTCGTGTGGGCGGGGCATGGATCGCGTCTCGATATGACGAAGGGGATGGAAGTACTGCGCGAGTCAAGCATCAAGAAGATTGCCATCGCCAATCCCAAACATGCCCCCTATGGACGGGCCGCCGTGTCCTCCATGGAGCACTTTAACCTCTACCAGCAGGTCAAGGATCGGCTGGTTCTGGGAGAAAACATCTCCCAGGCCGCCCAATTCGTCGAGTCGGGTGCCTGTGAGGTTGGAATCATCGCCCTTTCACTGGCTCTGGCGCCGACGATGAAAGCCAAGGGTGCATATTGGGAGGTGCCGGCCGAGACCCATCCCGCGCTGGAACAGGGCGCGGTCATTCTGAAGTCGTCCCAACGCCGGGAAGCGGCGCAGGAATTTCTCGAGTTCATAAAAGGTCAGACAGGACAGGAGATCATGAAACGCTATGGTTTCACCATTCCGGCATAA
- a CDS encoding TOBE domain-containing protein, which yields MKLSARNQFQGTVVRITDGQAMAEVVVKVGQLEFVAAITEGSVKSMGLKVNDTVTVAVKATEVMIGK from the coding sequence ATGAAACTCAGCGCGCGGAATCAATTTCAAGGGACTGTGGTTCGGATCACGGACGGACAGGCCATGGCAGAAGTCGTCGTCAAGGTCGGCCAACTTGAATTCGTTGCGGCCATCACCGAAGGCTCGGTCAAGAGCATGGGGCTTAAGGTCAACGATACCGTAACGGTGGCCGTGAAGGCCACGGAAGTCATGATTGGTAAGTAG
- the modB gene encoding molybdate ABC transporter permease subunit: protein MNWTAIWVTFKLASLTSLALLVLGLPIAYWLAYSRRRWKFLVESVVALPLVLPPTVLGFYILVAIGPHSPVGRLYTDIVGEPLPFSFQGLLLASILYSLPFAVQPFASAFGQVDRKLIEASWTLGLSRFKTFFKLIVPLSLAGLVTGVVLSFAHTLGEFGVVLMVGGNIEGVTRTISIDIYDEVQALNYAQASKTAAFLLVISYLVLLLVYAVNRNMWTAWPRK from the coding sequence GTGAATTGGACGGCAATTTGGGTTACTTTCAAGCTGGCGTCCCTGACGTCTCTCGCCCTATTGGTTCTCGGACTGCCCATCGCCTACTGGCTGGCCTATTCGAGACGACGATGGAAATTTCTCGTCGAATCGGTCGTGGCCCTTCCGCTGGTGCTCCCCCCCACTGTATTGGGATTTTATATCCTGGTGGCCATCGGTCCGCACAGTCCCGTCGGGCGGTTGTACACCGACATCGTCGGAGAACCATTGCCGTTCAGTTTTCAAGGGCTCCTGCTGGCGTCGATCCTTTACAGCCTGCCGTTTGCCGTCCAGCCCTTTGCGTCGGCGTTCGGTCAAGTCGACCGCAAGTTGATCGAGGCGTCGTGGACGTTGGGCTTGTCTCGATTCAAGACCTTCTTCAAGCTGATCGTGCCCCTCTCCTTGGCGGGGCTCGTGACGGGAGTCGTATTGAGTTTCGCTCATACGCTGGGTGAATTCGGCGTCGTGCTCATGGTGGGCGGAAACATCGAAGGCGTGACGCGCACCATTTCCATCGACATCTACGATGAGGTGCAGGCTCTGAACTATGCTCAGGCTTCAAAGACGGCTGCGTTCCTGCTGGTCATTTCATATCTTGTATTGCTCCTCGTCTATGCCGTCAATCGGAACATGTGGACTGCATGGCCGCGGAAATAG